From Thalassoroseus pseudoceratinae, the proteins below share one genomic window:
- a CDS encoding arylsulfatase — MKHLNHLFAVFLLFGLLTKSSGAAEKPNVIYLMLDEWGYFESGHMGHPDLLTPNIDRFASEGMRFTNAYAGAPVCGPTRCVLLTGLHSGHTSVRVNDGFSPIRADEPTLASMLKENGYRTGGFGKWGIGGRGTSGIPEKHGFDEFFGYYDQVHAHTYYPQYLIRNSREVPLKGNKSETFYDGETHAQDEIFRESMEFIRKNKDEPFFCYLPWTPPHGLWGIDEDDPSWQLFKDKPWTAGQRTDRDARVYAAFMHMVDSQIGKILSLLKELNIDDNTVFFLSGDNGGQDYFKTEDHPHGFFGPNLNPKTGERFRAGKGSLYEGGLKVPYLVRWPHKIKAGSISDHMLSFQDVMPTLAKMTAATCPETDGISFLPTLLGQSGQQQHPYLYWEYRKQQAVRMNQWKSYRSGNGKWELYDLSKDIEEKHNVAKEYPKVLQKLIALAKDAHEPARVGQVFNRSLIQKDRRQAPHGR; from the coding sequence ATGAAGCATCTCAACCATTTGTTTGCCGTTTTCCTCCTCTTTGGTTTGCTGACGAAGTCCAGTGGGGCGGCAGAAAAACCGAACGTGATCTATTTGATGCTGGATGAATGGGGGTACTTTGAATCTGGACACATGGGCCATCCCGATCTATTGACTCCCAACATTGATCGGTTCGCCAGTGAAGGCATGCGTTTCACCAATGCATACGCCGGGGCACCTGTCTGCGGTCCGACACGTTGCGTTTTGTTGACCGGCTTGCATTCCGGACACACGTCCGTGCGAGTCAATGATGGCTTCTCGCCGATTCGTGCCGACGAACCGACTCTCGCTTCGATGCTAAAAGAGAACGGTTACAGAACCGGTGGTTTTGGCAAATGGGGCATTGGTGGTCGAGGCACTTCCGGCATTCCAGAGAAACATGGATTCGATGAGTTCTTTGGCTACTACGATCAGGTGCACGCTCACACCTATTATCCGCAGTACTTGATTCGTAATAGTCGCGAAGTCCCCTTGAAGGGAAACAAGAGTGAGACGTTCTATGATGGTGAGACTCATGCGCAGGACGAAATCTTTCGCGAGTCGATGGAATTCATCCGGAAAAACAAAGACGAACCGTTCTTTTGTTACCTACCTTGGACGCCACCGCATGGCTTATGGGGTATCGATGAAGACGACCCGTCGTGGCAACTTTTTAAAGACAAGCCATGGACGGCAGGACAGCGAACCGATCGCGATGCCCGAGTCTATGCCGCCTTCATGCACATGGTAGATTCGCAAATAGGCAAAATATTGTCTCTGCTAAAAGAACTGAACATCGATGACAACACGGTGTTCTTTCTGTCTGGTGACAATGGTGGCCAGGACTATTTCAAGACCGAAGACCACCCGCACGGTTTCTTTGGTCCGAACCTGAATCCGAAAACAGGCGAGCGATTCCGCGCCGGCAAAGGCTCCTTGTACGAAGGTGGTTTGAAGGTACCTTATCTCGTCCGCTGGCCTCACAAAATCAAAGCCGGCAGCATTTCCGATCATATGCTCAGTTTTCAAGATGTCATGCCGACGCTAGCGAAAATGACTGCTGCGACTTGCCCAGAAACTGACGGAATTTCTTTTCTTCCCACATTGCTGGGCCAGAGCGGACAGCAGCAGCATCCTTACCTGTATTGGGAGTATCGTAAACAACAAGCGGTGCGAATGAATCAGTGGAAATCGTATCGAAGCGGCAACGGCAAGTGGGAGCTTTACGATCTATCCAAGGACATTGAAGAAAAGCACAATGTCGCGAAGGAGTACCCGAAAGTGCTTCAAAAACTGATTGCTCTCGCCAAGGACGCACACGAACCGGCTCGGGTGGGCCAGGTCTTTAACCGATCATTGATTCAAAAGGATCGACGCCAGGCACCTCACGGTCGATAG
- a CDS encoding TIGR03067 domain-containing protein has translation MIRCSCLLLLTSILASETVVAADQGSDLQKFQGKWKVVELVEDGKVVPEEAIRDWLPSGGQFEIAQNAIIFVSPHDGNKQVKLFSLDATQYPKGIDLSTREKTDGSGIYRFDNGKLIICFSDPDESKRPTEFSAKRGSKRLLMTLQRIVPEPIPAKKEPLGTTAKVLTDAQVTEMLKGSWRYTDRIGALFVTFNADGSFRTVREVKEIRLFQKVFVQSPVSTGKWSVAKGKLRFHIQTSVHPDRINKLFEFNVRSISERDFIFVDYLGRVGQASKVR, from the coding sequence GTGATACGTTGCTCGTGCTTACTCTTGCTAACTTCAATCCTAGCTTCAGAAACGGTGGTTGCGGCCGACCAAGGCTCTGACTTACAGAAGTTTCAAGGTAAATGGAAGGTCGTTGAACTGGTGGAGGATGGCAAGGTCGTTCCCGAGGAGGCAATCCGAGATTGGCTGCCATCCGGAGGGCAATTTGAGATTGCCCAGAATGCGATCATTTTCGTTTCCCCGCACGACGGCAACAAACAGGTCAAGCTGTTTTCTTTGGACGCGACGCAGTATCCCAAAGGGATTGACCTCAGTACACGGGAGAAGACCGACGGCTCGGGCATCTATCGATTTGACAACGGAAAGCTGATTATCTGCTTCTCTGACCCCGATGAGTCAAAGCGTCCTACGGAATTTTCCGCGAAGCGTGGCTCAAAGCGTTTGCTCATGACACTTCAGCGAATCGTTCCTGAGCCAATTCCCGCGAAAAAAGAACCGCTTGGCACGACAGCCAAAGTATTGACCGACGCTCAGGTCACGGAGATGCTGAAAGGAAGCTGGAGATACACTGATAGGATTGGGGCTTTGTTCGTGACCTTCAATGCGGACGGAAGTTTCAGAACTGTCCGAGAGGTGAAAGAAATCCGGCTCTTCCAGAAGGTCTTTGTTCAGTCGCCTGTTTCTACGGGCAAATGGAGCGTCGCAAAAGGCAAGCTAAGGTTCCACATTCAGACTTCCGTTCATCCTGATCGAATCAACAAACTTTTTGAATTTAATGTTCGGTCGATTTCGGAACGCGACTTCATTTTCGTGGACTATCTCGGTCGAGTTGGGCAAGCTTCCAAAGTTCGGTAG
- a CDS encoding amidohydrolase family protein, with protein sequence MVNTWSTVSQLRFVIALFYGCLASLSVSAQELQPNKDGYLFHDSHFHLTNYVQEGTDIRRYLDIMGDKVGRSMLSGIPLQQQWMYANTGDFAPTYYTQTDAPLYYYSFTDAIIAHQYQRLTPEERQRFDPMITGFNPTDMYAADHIRRVLRIFPGVFSGIGEFSIHKEFVSSKISGEVATLQNKALDRILDLAAEVGMPVVLHCDVNTPFPRPNQDPYIVTKLRELAGRHRDAVIIWAHIGLGRVVRPVEDQVKMLERSLANPESKNIHFDISWDETAKYLVATPETVAVIADLINRYPDRFLFGTDSVAPETQEQYLTTYKTYAPLLAKLSPKAKRLLLKGNYERIFDRARQRVRAWEAANVKP encoded by the coding sequence ATGGTCAATACATGGTCCACGGTTTCACAACTACGGTTTGTCATAGCGTTGTTTTATGGGTGTTTAGCATCGCTGTCCGTTTCTGCGCAAGAGCTTCAGCCCAACAAAGATGGCTACCTGTTTCATGACTCGCACTTTCACCTCACGAACTATGTCCAGGAAGGTACGGACATTCGTCGCTACCTAGATATCATGGGTGACAAGGTGGGACGCAGCATGTTAAGCGGCATCCCATTACAGCAGCAATGGATGTACGCCAACACCGGCGACTTCGCCCCAACTTACTATACGCAAACCGACGCGCCGCTCTATTACTATTCCTTCACCGATGCAATCATTGCGCATCAGTATCAGCGGTTGACGCCAGAGGAACGACAGCGTTTTGACCCCATGATCACGGGGTTCAACCCGACTGACATGTACGCCGCAGATCACATCCGTCGAGTCCTGCGAATCTTTCCAGGTGTGTTCTCGGGGATCGGTGAATTCTCGATCCACAAAGAGTTTGTCTCCTCAAAGATTTCTGGTGAGGTGGCAACACTGCAGAACAAGGCCTTGGACCGCATTCTAGATTTGGCCGCCGAGGTTGGAATGCCTGTTGTGCTTCATTGCGATGTTAATACGCCGTTCCCCCGCCCTAACCAAGATCCATACATCGTCACGAAGCTCAGAGAGTTAGCCGGGCGGCACCGCGATGCGGTTATCATCTGGGCACATATTGGCCTTGGTCGGGTCGTCCGGCCTGTTGAAGACCAAGTCAAGATGCTAGAACGCTCATTGGCAAACCCTGAATCCAAGAACATCCACTTTGATATCTCTTGGGACGAGACAGCGAAGTACTTAGTCGCCACACCCGAGACCGTCGCTGTGATTGCCGACCTCATCAATCGTTACCCTGATCGATTCTTATTCGGAACAGACAGTGTCGCCCCCGAGACCCAAGAGCAGTACCTAACGACATACAAGACATACGCTCCGTTGCTCGCGAAGCTTTCTCCCAAGGCGAAGCGTCTGCTACTGAAGGGAAACTACGAACGCATCTTCGACCGGGCCCGGCAGCGTGTCCGGGCATGGGAAGCCGCCAACGTAAAGCCCTGA
- the gltS gene encoding sodium/glutamate symporter encodes MGSRQRKALSIGFKGCYTKSVLKTESSQLMESIQMAGADVVIVAIVVLWIGNRITQSVPLLSKYSIPIAVTGGLLCSLIVAAINTFGGLKITFDMTFRDTLLMVFFTTIGVSAKFSRLAAGGKALGALVICAAVFLVVQDVTGVLLAWAFDAHPGYGLFAGSVSLAGGHGTAIAWGREAKAAGLPNADVAGIAFATFGLITGGIVGGPVAEWLIKRNNLVPDASQGPAPTSDESVADDSYSLALALRVMLVIAICLSLGEVINRWLFHNDIKLPGFLTAMLVGIVITNLADRSGRPLPGGAFDKVGEIALQLFLAMSLMSMDLSSLAESFGLITIVLMLQTVVITLFAVLVVFRVMGRDYDAAVIVGGFCGLGMGATPVAIANMNAVTRKYGSSFKAFLVIPLVGAFFVDLINALVIKFFIGLPIIQHAPLPGG; translated from the coding sequence ATGGGAAGCCGCCAACGTAAAGCCCTGAGCATTGGTTTCAAGGGCTGTTACACCAAGTCGGTACTGAAAACGGAGTCAAGCCAACTGATGGAAAGCATTCAAATGGCAGGCGCGGATGTCGTGATCGTTGCGATTGTCGTGCTTTGGATTGGAAATCGCATCACGCAATCGGTTCCTCTTTTGAGCAAGTATAGCATTCCGATTGCGGTGACCGGCGGGCTGCTATGTAGCCTCATTGTTGCGGCGATCAATACCTTTGGTGGTTTGAAGATCACCTTCGACATGACTTTCCGTGATACGCTGCTAATGGTCTTCTTTACGACGATCGGGGTTTCGGCAAAGTTTTCTCGCCTTGCAGCAGGAGGCAAGGCCTTAGGTGCCCTCGTAATATGTGCTGCCGTCTTTCTGGTCGTACAGGACGTGACCGGTGTCCTGCTGGCTTGGGCCTTTGACGCACACCCAGGTTACGGCCTGTTCGCGGGTAGTGTATCGCTCGCTGGCGGTCATGGTACCGCGATCGCTTGGGGCCGAGAGGCCAAAGCCGCCGGTCTGCCCAACGCTGACGTGGCGGGTATCGCGTTTGCGACCTTCGGGCTGATTACCGGCGGGATCGTCGGCGGCCCAGTCGCAGAATGGTTGATCAAGCGGAACAATCTCGTACCGGACGCCTCCCAAGGCCCTGCCCCAACATCAGATGAGTCGGTCGCGGATGATTCATATTCGTTGGCATTGGCGTTGCGTGTGATGCTCGTGATCGCAATATGCCTATCGCTCGGTGAAGTCATCAATCGTTGGCTGTTCCACAACGACATTAAGTTGCCTGGCTTCTTGACTGCGATGCTCGTGGGTATTGTCATCACGAATCTAGCGGATCGTTCTGGGAGGCCGCTCCCGGGTGGGGCTTTCGACAAGGTCGGTGAAATTGCGCTGCAATTGTTTCTGGCAATGAGCCTCATGAGCATGGACCTTTCGTCGCTCGCCGAATCATTCGGACTAATCACCATCGTGTTGATGCTCCAGACCGTCGTCATCACATTATTCGCCGTGCTGGTCGTCTTCCGCGTGATGGGCAGAGACTATGACGCGGCGGTAATCGTCGGTGGATTCTGTGGGCTGGGAATGGGGGCCACACCGGTGGCGATCGCCAATATGAACGCGGTCACCCGGAAGTATGGTTCGTCGTTCAAAGCCTTTCTCGTCATCCCGCTGGTGGGCGCGTTCTTCGTTGACCTGATCAACGCATTGGTGATCAAGTTCTTCATCGGCCTACCCATCATCCAGCACGCGCCGTTGCCTGGAGGATGA
- a CDS encoding ligase-associated DNA damage response exonuclease yields MTADGLFCERGGFHIDPWRPVNRAVITHAHADHARRGHTRYLTTDVGRHVLQTRMGADANVETVAYGEDILINGVKVSFHPAGHVLGSAQIRVESRGEVWVVSGDYKVTPDRTCQPFEPIFCHTFITECTFGLPIYRWTPQDELFADINAWWRNNKENGRVSVVFAYSLGKAQRVLAGVDASIGPIFCHGAVERVNADYRNTGVDLPDTSYAGRGNEKRDWNGALVVAPPSAMGSTWMKKFGRASTAFASGWMLIRGSRRRRSVERGFVMSDHADWPGLMGAIEATGADRVLATHGQTGPMVRFLCERGLDAEPLRTEFVGERDDMEIDAVQEDSFDEGDMPVNAGESPS; encoded by the coding sequence GTGACCGCGGATGGCCTGTTCTGCGAGCGAGGCGGGTTCCATATCGATCCGTGGCGTCCCGTTAATCGGGCTGTGATCACGCACGCACATGCGGATCATGCTCGACGAGGGCACACGCGATATCTCACAACAGACGTCGGACGACATGTCCTTCAAACCCGCATGGGGGCCGACGCCAACGTGGAAACGGTGGCGTACGGTGAGGATATCCTCATCAATGGCGTGAAGGTGTCTTTCCATCCGGCGGGACACGTCCTCGGCTCGGCACAGATTCGTGTGGAATCACGAGGTGAAGTGTGGGTTGTTTCGGGAGATTACAAGGTAACGCCCGATCGCACTTGCCAACCGTTCGAGCCGATTTTTTGTCATACGTTTATCACGGAATGCACGTTCGGCTTGCCGATCTACCGTTGGACTCCCCAAGACGAACTTTTTGCAGACATCAACGCTTGGTGGCGAAACAATAAAGAGAATGGTCGCGTGTCCGTGGTTTTCGCCTATTCATTGGGGAAGGCTCAGCGTGTTTTGGCTGGAGTCGATGCGTCTATTGGTCCCATCTTTTGTCATGGGGCAGTCGAGCGGGTCAACGCGGATTATCGTAATACCGGTGTTGATCTGCCGGACACGAGTTACGCGGGGCGTGGCAATGAGAAACGCGATTGGAACGGGGCTTTGGTCGTTGCACCGCCCTCCGCGATGGGGTCGACATGGATGAAAAAGTTCGGCCGGGCTTCGACCGCGTTTGCATCGGGATGGATGTTGATTCGAGGTTCTCGCAGGCGGCGGTCGGTCGAACGTGGATTTGTGATGTCGGACCACGCCGATTGGCCTGGATTGATGGGAGCAATCGAAGCCACGGGTGCCGACCGTGTTTTAGCCACTCACGGTCAAACCGGGCCGATGGTGCGGTTCCTCTGTGAACGGGGTTTGGATGCCGAACCGCTTCGCACGGAGTTTGTTGGAGAGCGGGACGATATGGAAATCGATGCCGTCCAGGAAGATTCGTTTGATGAAGGCGATATGCCTGTGAATGCCGGGGAGTCGCCCTCTTGA
- a CDS encoding ATP-dependent DNA ligase, translating to MKRFAALYQSLDETTKTNRKIEAMREYFAQCTPADGAWAVYFLSGRRFKRLMPTSLLRKWCAEVADIPDWLFEDCYGAVGDLAETIALLLPPGEYSSDESLTTWVEDRIQPLRNSEELEQRCAMIEAWNVLSARERFVFNKLVTGSFRVGVSQGLVIRALAAASGLETATIAHRMMGQWEPNPEFFTDLLSEDSEETQISRPYPFCLAHPLQAEPETLGPVTDWLVDWKWDGIRAQIIRRAGETFIWSRGEELILDRFPELAPDAKMLPNGTVLDGEIVAWKDGQVLPFGELQRRIGRKTVGKKLLTEVPVQFVAFDILESDGEDIRTETMRERRHLLETVLDGRGDDCRLQVSPLIEAHDWNAFEDWREQSRDRHVEGLMLKRADSPYAVGRTTGTWWKWKVAPYTCDAVLIYAQRGHGRRASLYTDYTFAVWNEGELVPFAKAYSGLTDAEIRKVDRFVRKNTVEKFGPVRSVNPELVFELAFENIQPSKRHKSGIAVRFPRMHRWRLDKKPKDADTLDFVKGMIPAETKS from the coding sequence TTGAAACGTTTTGCCGCCCTATATCAATCCCTCGATGAAACGACGAAAACAAATCGCAAAATCGAAGCCATGCGAGAGTATTTCGCCCAATGCACTCCGGCGGATGGTGCGTGGGCGGTGTATTTTTTGAGTGGTCGCCGCTTCAAGCGATTGATGCCGACCAGTCTACTTCGGAAGTGGTGTGCCGAGGTGGCAGACATTCCGGATTGGTTGTTCGAGGACTGCTACGGGGCTGTCGGCGATCTAGCGGAAACCATCGCACTATTGCTTCCACCGGGCGAATACTCGTCGGATGAATCTCTGACAACCTGGGTCGAAGATCGTATTCAGCCGCTCCGGAATTCGGAAGAGTTGGAGCAACGATGCGCGATGATAGAAGCGTGGAACGTGCTTTCCGCTCGGGAACGGTTTGTGTTCAACAAGCTCGTCACCGGGAGTTTTCGGGTTGGCGTTTCTCAGGGGTTAGTCATCCGGGCATTAGCGGCCGCCAGTGGTCTGGAAACCGCCACCATCGCGCATCGAATGATGGGGCAATGGGAACCCAACCCCGAATTCTTCACCGATCTGCTGAGTGAAGACAGCGAAGAAACGCAAATCAGCCGACCGTATCCGTTTTGTCTCGCCCATCCGCTTCAAGCCGAACCAGAAACCTTAGGGCCCGTCACCGATTGGCTTGTGGATTGGAAATGGGATGGCATTCGCGCACAGATTATTCGTCGAGCTGGCGAGACTTTCATCTGGTCCCGTGGCGAAGAACTGATTCTCGATCGTTTTCCTGAACTGGCACCCGACGCAAAGATGCTTCCCAACGGTACGGTTCTTGACGGGGAAATTGTGGCATGGAAAGACGGTCAAGTGCTGCCATTTGGCGAACTCCAGCGACGCATTGGCCGAAAGACGGTGGGAAAGAAATTGCTCACCGAAGTTCCGGTGCAATTTGTTGCCTTTGATATCCTGGAATCCGACGGCGAGGATATCCGGACGGAAACCATGCGGGAACGACGACACCTACTGGAGACAGTGTTGGACGGTCGAGGCGACGATTGTCGATTACAAGTTTCTCCCCTCATCGAAGCACACGATTGGAACGCTTTCGAAGACTGGCGAGAGCAAAGCCGCGATCGACACGTGGAAGGTTTGATGCTCAAGCGGGCCGATTCCCCATATGCTGTGGGCCGAACGACCGGCACATGGTGGAAATGGAAAGTCGCCCCGTACACCTGCGATGCCGTCTTGATCTATGCCCAACGTGGTCACGGTCGTCGGGCCAGCCTCTACACGGACTACACATTCGCCGTTTGGAACGAGGGAGAACTAGTTCCCTTCGCGAAAGCGTATTCCGGTTTGACTGACGCTGAGATTCGTAAGGTGGACCGATTCGTCCGGAAAAATACCGTGGAGAAATTCGGCCCCGTCCGCTCTGTGAATCCGGAGTTGGTGTTTGAGCTGGCGTTCGAGAATATCCAACCCTCGAAACGTCATAAGTCGGGAATTGCGGTGCGATTTCCACGTATGCACCGTTGGCGTCTCGACAAAAAACCGAAAGACGCCGACACGTTGGATTTCGTCAAAGGGATGATTCCGGCGGAGACGAAATCGTGA
- a CDS encoding ligase-associated DNA damage response DEXH box helicase, with amino-acid sequence MRARQQVVSWFEQKDWKPFRFQRQAWNAYLDGQSGLIHATTGTGKTYAAWMGAIIEALAERSQTPPIATSETKVKKRTSTRRKTGPRLRVLWLTPLRALAADTLNALQAPVQDLGLPWTIETRTSDTSASTRARQRKTLPTALITTPESLSLQLTHADAADQFSDLRLVIVDEWHELLSTKRGVQTELGLARLRRWHPNLRTWGLSATLGNIDQAMRYLLGGDGNENSCPDSVPVSSVGGHGVLIEGARRKRFVVDSMIPKSIERFPWAGHMGMRQADAVVKQLDHVQSSLVFTNTRSQTEAWYQEILKRRPEWAGQVALHHGSLDRKTRSWVEDGLREGKLKCVVCTSSLDLGVDFSPVERVFQVGSPKGVARLLQRAGRSGHAPGQNSCVTCIPTHALQLIELAAARDAISQRSLEGRQPVACPLDLLAQHAVTIAVGGGFRPDDLFDEVRQTKSYQSLTRQEWNWVLEFITTGGEALRAYPDYSKVRIDDEGLYRVDDRRISLRHRLSVGTIVSDASLTVQFLKGPKLGTIEESFLSKINPGDQFIFAGRQVELVFVRDSKVWVRRAKKLGNVRIPRWMGGRMPLSSQLATAVRQKLDEAANDEFLGPEMLALKPLLRIQEKWSYIPRLGELLIERTKSRQGHHLFFYPFAGRLVHEGLAALVAYRLSRQVPITFTISVNDYGFELFSPTRALLDQVITTQLFRTEGVVEDIEACMNAAEMGKRQFREVAHIAGLVFPGYPGNRKSAHQLQASTGLLYDVFTNYDPDNLLLKQAQQEVLELQLEQTRLMSTLHALQSSLVILRDIPRFSPLGFPLMVDRLRQRISSEKLSDRIRRMQESLEKAAGPV; translated from the coding sequence ATGCGTGCGCGTCAACAAGTGGTTTCGTGGTTTGAACAAAAAGACTGGAAGCCATTTCGATTTCAGAGGCAAGCCTGGAACGCGTATCTCGATGGTCAGAGCGGACTGATTCACGCCACCACCGGAACCGGAAAAACGTACGCGGCCTGGATGGGCGCGATCATCGAGGCGCTCGCGGAACGAAGTCAAACGCCTCCGATAGCGACATCCGAAACGAAGGTCAAAAAGCGAACGTCAACACGGCGAAAAACAGGACCACGATTGCGGGTGTTGTGGCTGACGCCTTTGCGTGCTTTGGCGGCCGACACGCTAAATGCACTCCAAGCTCCTGTTCAGGATTTGGGTTTGCCTTGGACGATTGAAACTCGAACAAGCGATACCTCAGCGTCGACACGCGCTCGTCAAAGAAAGACTCTGCCAACCGCTTTGATCACAACGCCGGAGAGTCTTTCTCTCCAACTGACACATGCCGATGCGGCAGATCAATTTTCCGATCTGCGATTGGTCATCGTCGATGAATGGCACGAATTGTTATCCACAAAACGGGGAGTGCAGACCGAGTTAGGGCTGGCTCGCCTGCGCCGTTGGCATCCTAATTTGAGAACCTGGGGGCTTTCCGCGACGCTAGGCAATATCGATCAAGCAATGAGGTACTTGCTTGGCGGGGACGGAAACGAAAATTCATGTCCAGACAGCGTTCCCGTGTCGAGTGTCGGCGGGCACGGTGTGCTCATTGAAGGAGCGCGCCGCAAGCGATTTGTTGTCGATTCGATGATCCCCAAGTCCATCGAGCGTTTCCCCTGGGCCGGTCACATGGGGATGCGGCAAGCCGACGCCGTGGTGAAACAGTTGGATCACGTGCAGTCATCACTAGTCTTCACAAACACCCGATCGCAAACGGAAGCATGGTATCAAGAGATCTTGAAACGCCGTCCCGAATGGGCAGGGCAAGTTGCATTGCATCATGGCTCGTTAGACCGCAAGACACGAAGTTGGGTTGAAGATGGGCTTCGTGAGGGGAAGCTCAAATGTGTGGTTTGCACATCAAGTTTAGACCTAGGAGTGGACTTTAGCCCGGTGGAGCGAGTGTTCCAAGTGGGCAGTCCTAAGGGTGTCGCCCGTCTGCTCCAAAGGGCAGGGCGTAGTGGACACGCACCAGGACAAAACAGCTGCGTCACGTGCATCCCGACGCATGCTCTACAGTTAATCGAATTGGCAGCGGCGAGAGACGCAATTTCACAACGTTCGTTAGAAGGACGTCAGCCTGTTGCCTGCCCGTTAGATCTCCTGGCCCAACATGCTGTCACGATTGCGGTCGGCGGTGGGTTTCGACCTGATGATCTATTCGACGAAGTTCGACAGACGAAGAGTTACCAGTCCCTCACGAGGCAAGAATGGAATTGGGTGCTCGAATTCATCACAACCGGCGGTGAGGCTCTTCGAGCTTATCCCGATTACTCAAAGGTTCGCATTGACGACGAAGGTTTGTACCGAGTTGATGATCGCAGGATTTCACTCCGGCATCGGCTTTCCGTCGGCACGATCGTTAGCGATGCGTCCTTGACGGTGCAGTTTCTCAAAGGTCCGAAACTCGGGACGATCGAAGAGTCGTTTCTTTCGAAAATCAATCCAGGGGACCAATTCATTTTCGCCGGGCGGCAAGTGGAGTTGGTGTTTGTTCGAGACTCCAAAGTCTGGGTCCGACGGGCAAAAAAGTTAGGAAACGTTCGGATTCCTCGTTGGATGGGGGGACGCATGCCCTTATCGAGCCAATTGGCGACGGCCGTTCGGCAGAAGCTCGACGAAGCCGCCAATGACGAATTCCTAGGACCTGAAATGCTAGCGTTGAAACCCTTGCTGCGAATCCAAGAGAAATGGTCCTACATTCCTCGATTGGGCGAATTGCTCATTGAACGTACGAAGTCGCGGCAAGGGCATCATTTGTTTTTCTACCCCTTCGCGGGGCGTTTGGTTCATGAAGGACTAGCAGCACTAGTTGCGTACCGCCTCTCACGTCAAGTTCCTATTACATTCACCATTTCTGTGAATGACTATGGCTTTGAACTCTTTTCGCCGACTCGGGCCTTGCTTGATCAAGTCATTACAACTCAGCTCTTTCGGACCGAAGGCGTTGTGGAAGACATTGAAGCCTGCATGAACGCGGCGGAAATGGGGAAGCGGCAATTTCGCGAAGTGGCCCATATTGCGGGTTTGGTGTTTCCGGGCTATCCCGGCAATCGCAAATCAGCGCATCAACTCCAAGCCTCGACGGGGCTGCTTTACGATGTCTTCACAAACTATGATCCCGACAATCTGCTTCTGAAGCAGGCTCAGCAAGAAGTGTTAGAGCTGCAACTCGAACAAACACGACTTATGAGCACTCTTCACGCATTGCAATCTTCACTGGTTATTCTCCGAGACATCCCCCGTTTTTCGCCGTTAGGATTCCCATTGATGGTGGATCGACTGCGACAACGTATTTCTTCGGAGAAGCTGTCTGATCGAATCCGCCGAATGCAAGAATCACTAGAAAAAGCAGCAGGTCCCGTATGA
- the pdeM gene encoding ligase-associated DNA damage response endonuclease PdeM has translation MRSSRLLGAVEILFGGERLQLLASHAVWWPSTETVLIADTHFGKDATFRASAIPIPDTTMTDLRRLDEIIESTRCRTLIILGDLLHNRRGLTAELIMQWQAWRSRHADLKIVLVRGNHDRAAGDPPPEWNIEVHPEPLVSGPFRLLHNPALESDRPSLAGHLHPKHRFQFENEHVDLHCFIKTKRLLILPAFGSFIDGRVLHLEASQVFAVAGEEVVEAR, from the coding sequence ATGAGATCATCTCGACTTCTTGGGGCGGTAGAGATTCTATTCGGCGGCGAAAGACTGCAGTTGCTAGCATCCCATGCAGTCTGGTGGCCAAGTACCGAGACCGTATTGATCGCAGACACTCACTTTGGCAAAGATGCGACGTTCCGAGCCTCTGCCATCCCCATTCCCGATACGACAATGACCGATTTGAGGCGGCTTGATGAAATCATCGAGTCAACACGTTGCCGTACTCTGATAATTCTTGGCGACCTGCTGCACAACCGCCGAGGCCTAACAGCGGAACTCATCATGCAGTGGCAAGCTTGGCGAAGTCGGCATGCCGACCTGAAAATCGTGCTGGTTCGTGGAAACCACGATCGTGCTGCTGGTGATCCGCCTCCCGAATGGAATATCGAAGTTCATCCGGAACCGTTGGTTTCCGGACCTTTCCGACTTCTTCACAATCCCGCATTGGAATCCGATCGTCCATCGCTAGCCGGACACCTACATCCAAAGCACCGTTTTCAATTCGAAAACGAACATGTCGATCTGCACTGTTTCATCAAGACCAAACGCTTGCTGATCCTCCCCGCATTTGGGAGTTTTATTGACGGCCGTGTTTTACACTTGGAGGCATCCCAAGTCTTCGCCGTCGCCGGTGAAGAGGTGGTCGAGGCCAGATAG